A region of Chitinophaga horti DNA encodes the following proteins:
- a CDS encoding glutathione peroxidase, whose translation MFKLMLLSALVFVAPKGIYDFKVDGLDGKKKINFSDYKGKKILIVNTASKCGLTPQYEGLEALYQKYKGQLVIVGFPANNFNGQEPGTNQEIQQFCTSNYSVTFPMSAKISVKETTFTRCTSGCSQKARPNISRRKKLPGTSRSTCWMKKATL comes from the coding sequence ATGTTTAAACTGATGTTACTGTCAGCACTCGTGTTCGTTGCGCCTAAGGGAATCTACGATTTCAAGGTGGACGGGCTCGATGGCAAAAAGAAAATCAACTTCTCTGATTACAAGGGCAAAAAGATCCTGATCGTCAATACTGCCTCCAAATGTGGGCTGACGCCTCAGTATGAAGGCCTGGAGGCCCTGTACCAAAAGTACAAAGGCCAGTTGGTAATTGTTGGCTTTCCGGCTAACAACTTCAATGGACAGGAGCCGGGTACCAACCAGGAAATTCAACAATTCTGCACCAGCAACTATAGCGTAACCTTCCCAATGTCTGCCAAGATATCTGTAAAGGAGACGACATTCACCCGCTGTACAAGTGGCTGCTCGCAGAAGGCAAGGCCAAACATTTCACGCCGGAAGAAGTTACCTGGAACTTCCAGAAGTACCTGCTGGATGAAAAAGGCAACCTTGTAG
- the recR gene encoding recombination mediator RecR translates to MIVSSALIENAVNEFAKLPGIGKKTALRLVLHLLKQETPQVEQFGEVITRMRRQIKFCKQCHNVSDDDVCNICASHTRNQKLVCVVESIRDVIAIENTQQFNGAYHVLGGIISPIDGIGPDQLNIHTLVERVQQHGVEEVIMAVSPTIEGDTTIYYLSKKLKDLPVKVTTIARGIAFGGELEYADEMTLARSLTNRLPLENYLQNK, encoded by the coding sequence ATGATCGTTTCTTCTGCCCTGATTGAAAATGCGGTGAATGAATTTGCCAAACTGCCCGGCATCGGTAAAAAAACCGCGCTCAGGCTTGTTTTGCATTTGCTGAAGCAGGAAACGCCGCAAGTAGAGCAATTTGGCGAGGTCATTACCAGGATGCGCCGCCAGATTAAATTCTGCAAACAATGCCATAACGTTTCCGACGACGACGTTTGCAACATATGCGCCAGCCACACCCGTAATCAAAAGCTAGTGTGCGTGGTAGAAAGCATCCGTGACGTTATTGCTATAGAAAACACGCAGCAGTTTAACGGCGCCTACCATGTTTTAGGCGGCATCATCTCCCCCATCGATGGCATCGGCCCCGACCAGCTGAACATCCACACCCTGGTTGAGCGTGTTCAGCAACATGGCGTGGAAGAGGTAATTATGGCGGTTAGCCCCACCATTGAGGGAGATACCACTATCTATTACTTGTCTAAAAAGCTGAAGGACCTGCCGGTTAAAGTTACGACGATCGCGCGCGGCATTGCATTCGGCGGTGAACTGGAATATGCAGATGAAATGACGCTCGCCCGGTCACTTACGAACAGGCTTCCACTGGAAAACTATCTTCAGAATAAATAA
- a CDS encoding Ig-like domain-containing protein: MNQIFRATALVLIVVISCYFTQCANIVPPGGGPKDSLPPRLLGVNPPDSSLHFSSKRISFTFDEYIELDNVIEKLIVSPTLKRTPTITAKLRTITINIKDTLKPNTTYTFNFNDAVRDLNERNPIEDFQYVVSTGDYLDSLQITGTTFVAETGQVDSSVGVFLYSGMEDSIVSKEKPLYYARSRGDGSFRFKNLAPGRYKVFALKEEDRDLQYTQHSEYIAFVDSAVYLSANISGINLPLFREKDTVVIPQSEEKEEEEEEEKKDEEKKKKPKFLASAQLQGGQQELGDPMHVGFTIPIRQLDSTKILLLEDTTLRRVNFTAKMDDTTRQTLILNYEWKEGTPYQLILPAGFATDTLEQSFAKSDTIRFTSKELSDYGTVMVTLKITDSTILKMKDSVDLVVQLVLNKEVKYSANINNGTWKRGLIQPGQYDIRILVDENKNGVWDTGIYYGNPKKQPEKVFSVPKPTNIKANWVVPNDITL, encoded by the coding sequence ATGAACCAGATTTTTAGGGCAACGGCACTGGTACTGATAGTGGTAATCTCCTGCTATTTTACGCAATGCGCCAACATCGTTCCTCCCGGCGGCGGGCCCAAAGACAGCCTGCCCCCTCGTTTGCTGGGGGTTAACCCGCCCGATTCGTCGCTGCATTTCTCCAGCAAACGAATCTCTTTTACCTTCGATGAATATATCGAGCTGGATAACGTGATCGAGAAGCTGATCGTTTCGCCTACGTTGAAACGTACACCGACGATTACGGCTAAACTGCGCACTATTACCATCAATATAAAAGACACCCTCAAGCCTAATACCACTTACACCTTCAACTTTAACGACGCTGTGCGCGACCTCAACGAGCGCAACCCCATTGAAGACTTTCAATATGTAGTGTCTACCGGCGACTACCTTGACTCGCTTCAGATCACGGGAACCACTTTCGTTGCGGAAACCGGGCAGGTAGATAGCAGCGTGGGCGTTTTCCTGTACAGCGGCATGGAAGATTCCATTGTGTCGAAGGAAAAACCACTTTATTATGCCAGGAGCAGGGGCGATGGCAGCTTTCGCTTCAAGAACCTGGCCCCCGGACGTTACAAAGTATTTGCCCTCAAAGAGGAAGATCGTGACCTGCAGTATACGCAGCACTCCGAATACATCGCGTTCGTAGACAGCGCGGTCTATCTGTCGGCGAATATTTCGGGGATCAATCTGCCATTATTTCGCGAGAAAGATACCGTAGTCATTCCTCAGTCAGAGGAGAAAGAGGAAGAAGAGGAAGAGGAGAAGAAGGACGAGGAAAAGAAGAAAAAGCCAAAATTCCTGGCATCCGCCCAATTACAGGGCGGCCAACAGGAGCTGGGCGATCCGATGCATGTTGGATTTACCATCCCTATACGTCAACTGGACTCGACGAAAATCCTGCTTCTGGAAGATACAACCCTTCGCAGGGTGAACTTCACCGCCAAAATGGATGACACCACCCGTCAAACGCTGATCTTGAATTATGAGTGGAAAGAGGGTACCCCGTACCAGCTGATCCTGCCGGCAGGATTCGCCACGGATACGCTGGAGCAATCATTTGCCAAGTCCGATACCATCCGGTTTACGTCAAAAGAGCTATCCGATTATGGAACAGTGATGGTAACCCTTAAAATTACCGACAGCACCATTCTGAAAATGAAGGACAGCGTAGACCTGGTTGTGCAGCTGGTTCTAAATAAAGAAGTGAAGTATAGCGCCAACATCAATAACGGCACATGGAAGCGCGGATTGATTCAACCAGGCCAATATGATATCCGCATTCTTGTGGATGAAAACAAAAACGGCGTATGGGATACCGGTATTTATTACGGAAATCCGAAGAAACAACCGGAAAAGGTATTCTCGGTGCCAAAACCGACTAATATCAAGGCCAACTGGGTTGTTCCGAATGATATAACCCTGTAG
- a CDS encoding ATP-dependent DNA helicase: protein MTARDNQQYIQRFTEVYARLNERQRDAVDHTEGPVMVIAGPGTGKTQILASRIGKILQDTDFLPQNILCLTYTDAGTVAMRKRLTDFIGPDAYRVNIHTFHSFCNEVIQDNLSLFDKNTLDPISDLEKIQMLKKMIDSFSKDNPLKRYRGDVYFDMRNFSWLFSTMKREGWTSAFIKERIKVYLDSLPFRDEYICKRATKFFKKGEVRTDKIEVEQEKMLRLEAAVEQFDTFQEMMLKANRYDFDDMINWVIRVFEQHDALLSDYKERFQYLLVDEYQDTSGTQNRLIQLLIKDEEKPNVFVVGDDDQSIYRFQGANVENMELFASSFASDLHTVVLTQNYRSVQNVLDASMTLIENNKDSRLVNQLPGLSKQLIASNDKLAALDIPPEIHRYNTGRDEMAGITLEVEKLLKQGVSPGKIAIIYKENRYGEELTQYFRLKGIPFYSKRNTNLFEIPFARKILQLLRYLAAELETPNSGDDILFEIMHYDFYKIAPIEAALVSIRTNEKSYTDGKTSIRQYIQEWNKARNPTLFSTAPPDEILALGAMLEKWLSEAQNLTLQQLFSNIIAEGGILRYVMDSPEKIWLMKVLQAVFDFIKDETHRDQNMKIQKLMETIDLMEANGIAISLVQVSGNEKGVNLITAHGSKGLEFEYVFVASTNSHLWEKKRKNSTGFSFPDTVFTTQSTSTDEQELRRLFYVALTRAEKYLYISYPEFRQDGKPLEPSMFISEILEQHILPNHKIELKEEILFDFEVLQYGKESAPEIQKVDQLFIDALLANFAMNVTALNNYLNCPLSFFYQNLVRVPSGRSENTEFGSAVHYALEKLFQKMQANHNEFPSKDEFLRDFRSSMMRNRECFTRESFDRRMEYGTDILGDYYDKYLPSWNTIVSVERNLRNITVNGVPIKGKIDKLEFDGSEVNVVDYKTGDYQKAIKDYRKFERPNDREPNGGDYWRQAVFYKILLDNYKLKNWQVVSTEFDFIEPNKQKEYHKEKVYITPEDITTVTQQITEVWGKIQNKEFYTGCGKEDCRWCNFVKDNKLQVALHQLVGEEEEEV, encoded by the coding sequence ATGACAGCACGCGACAATCAGCAATATATACAGCGATTTACGGAAGTTTACGCCCGTCTGAACGAGCGGCAGCGGGATGCGGTAGATCATACCGAAGGACCGGTAATGGTAATTGCCGGACCCGGCACGGGGAAAACACAAATCCTGGCTTCCAGGATCGGCAAGATTTTACAGGACACGGACTTTCTTCCGCAAAACATCCTATGCCTCACATATACGGATGCGGGAACGGTCGCTATGCGGAAACGCCTGACCGACTTCATTGGCCCGGATGCTTACCGCGTAAACATCCACACGTTCCACTCGTTTTGTAACGAAGTGATTCAGGACAACCTTTCCTTATTTGATAAAAACACGCTCGACCCTATTTCAGACCTGGAAAAAATCCAGATGCTGAAAAAGATGATCGACAGTTTTTCGAAAGACAATCCGCTGAAACGTTATCGGGGAGATGTTTACTTCGATATGCGCAACTTCTCCTGGCTCTTTTCCACCATGAAAAGAGAAGGCTGGACATCCGCCTTCATAAAGGAAAGGATAAAGGTTTACCTCGACAGCCTGCCATTCCGGGACGAATATATCTGTAAAAGGGCCACCAAGTTCTTCAAAAAAGGAGAAGTAAGGACCGATAAGATTGAAGTGGAACAGGAAAAAATGCTCCGGCTGGAAGCGGCCGTCGAACAATTCGACACCTTCCAGGAAATGATGCTGAAAGCAAACAGGTACGACTTCGATGACATGATCAATTGGGTAATCAGGGTGTTCGAACAGCATGATGCCCTGTTGTCTGATTATAAAGAGCGTTTTCAATACTTGCTGGTAGACGAATACCAGGATACGAGCGGTACTCAGAATCGGCTCATCCAGTTATTGATTAAGGACGAGGAAAAGCCAAACGTATTCGTTGTAGGTGATGATGACCAATCTATTTATCGTTTCCAGGGCGCCAACGTGGAGAATATGGAACTGTTCGCGAGCAGCTTTGCTTCCGATCTTCATACCGTTGTGTTAACGCAGAACTACCGCTCGGTACAGAACGTGCTGGACGCATCTATGACGCTCATAGAAAACAATAAAGATTCCCGCCTCGTAAATCAGCTTCCCGGCTTAAGCAAACAACTGATCGCCAGCAATGATAAACTCGCGGCGCTCGATATTCCGCCCGAGATTCACCGGTATAATACCGGCAGAGATGAGATGGCCGGCATTACCCTGGAAGTAGAGAAGTTATTGAAGCAAGGAGTATCGCCGGGCAAAATTGCGATCATTTATAAAGAGAACCGTTACGGCGAGGAGTTAACACAATATTTTCGATTAAAGGGGATCCCGTTTTATTCCAAGAGAAACACGAATCTTTTCGAGATCCCGTTCGCGCGAAAAATTCTTCAATTGCTTCGCTATCTCGCAGCTGAACTGGAAACGCCCAACAGTGGTGACGATATTCTTTTTGAGATCATGCACTACGATTTCTATAAGATCGCTCCCATTGAAGCAGCCCTTGTCAGCATTCGCACGAACGAGAAGAGCTATACAGATGGCAAGACCTCTATCCGTCAATATATACAGGAATGGAACAAAGCCAGGAACCCGACCTTGTTTTCGACTGCACCGCCAGATGAAATCCTGGCGCTTGGAGCGATGTTGGAAAAATGGCTGAGCGAGGCACAAAACCTTACGTTGCAGCAGCTGTTCAGCAATATCATTGCTGAAGGCGGCATACTTCGGTATGTGATGGATTCGCCGGAAAAGATCTGGCTGATGAAGGTGTTACAGGCCGTATTCGACTTTATCAAAGACGAAACCCACCGCGATCAGAATATGAAAATCCAGAAGCTGATGGAAACCATCGACCTGATGGAGGCCAATGGAATCGCGATCTCCCTGGTGCAGGTGTCAGGTAATGAAAAAGGCGTAAACCTGATCACTGCGCATGGATCGAAGGGGCTCGAGTTCGAATATGTATTTGTCGCCAGCACCAATTCTCATCTCTGGGAAAAGAAAAGGAAAAACAGCACAGGGTTTTCATTTCCTGATACCGTGTTCACAACACAATCTACCTCCACAGATGAACAGGAATTACGCCGACTGTTCTACGTAGCACTTACGCGGGCGGAAAAGTACCTCTATATATCTTATCCGGAGTTTCGCCAGGATGGTAAACCGCTGGAGCCCAGCATGTTCATCTCAGAAATACTGGAGCAACATATTTTACCTAACCATAAGATCGAACTGAAAGAGGAAATCTTGTTCGATTTTGAAGTGCTACAGTATGGTAAGGAGTCTGCCCCCGAAATACAGAAGGTCGACCAGCTGTTCATAGACGCGCTGCTCGCCAATTTCGCGATGAACGTAACAGCGCTCAACAACTACCTGAACTGCCCACTCTCCTTCTTCTACCAAAACCTGGTGCGGGTACCATCTGGCCGGTCAGAAAATACGGAATTTGGATCTGCGGTACACTATGCATTGGAAAAGCTGTTTCAGAAGATGCAGGCGAACCATAACGAGTTTCCCTCGAAAGATGAGTTTCTTCGCGACTTCAGAAGCAGCATGATGCGCAACCGCGAATGTTTTACCCGCGAATCGTTTGACCGGCGGATGGAGTATGGAACGGATATACTCGGCGACTACTACGACAAATATCTTCCCTCCTGGAATACCATTGTAAGTGTGGAGCGTAACCTCCGGAATATTACAGTCAACGGCGTGCCGATTAAGGGTAAGATAGATAAGCTCGAATTTGACGGCAGCGAGGTGAACGTAGTGGACTATAAAACCGGCGACTACCAAAAAGCCATTAAGGATTACCGCAAATTCGAACGCCCGAACGACCGGGAGCCGAACGGAGGTGACTATTGGCGACAGGCGGTGTTCTACAAAATACTGCTGGACAACTATAAGCTGAAGAACTGGCAGGTAGTAAGTACCGAGTTTGACTTTATCGAACCTAACAAGCAGAAAGAATATCACAAAGAGAAAGTTTATATCACGCCCGAGGATATTACCACCGTTACTCAACAAATAACCGAGGTTTGGGGGAAAATCCAGAATAAGGAGTTTTATACGGGCTGTGGCAAGGAAGATTGTCGCTGGTGCAACTTCGTCAAAGACAATAAACTGCAGGTGGCATTACACCAGTTGGTCGGCGAGGAGGAAGAAGAGGTGTAA
- a CDS encoding exodeoxyribonuclease III codes for MRVATYNVNGLRSAMNKGFAEWLSTAPLDVICLQEVKAHRENVDFKQFEALGFHDYWFPAQKKGYSGVAVFTRIKPDNVQYGNGNPQSDAEGRVIRLDFGDITLINAYFPSGTTGDERQTYKYQWLDEFFSYLSDLRQSRPNLVVCGDYNIAHKPIDIHNPVSNKDSSGFLPEERAWMDKLLANGFIDTYRIYHPEPHQYSWWSFRANARNNNKGWRIDYITVTEPLQNRLADANIWQDVKHSDHCPVYLQLKD; via the coding sequence ATGAGAGTTGCCACCTATAATGTAAATGGCCTCAGGTCTGCCATGAACAAAGGCTTTGCTGAATGGCTAAGTACGGCCCCGCTGGATGTAATCTGTCTCCAGGAGGTGAAAGCACATCGCGAAAATGTAGACTTCAAACAGTTCGAGGCGCTCGGTTTCCACGACTACTGGTTCCCTGCCCAAAAGAAAGGATATAGTGGTGTGGCCGTGTTCACGCGCATTAAGCCAGATAATGTTCAATACGGCAATGGTAATCCTCAAAGTGATGCAGAAGGGCGCGTAATAAGGCTCGATTTCGGTGACATTACACTCATCAACGCATACTTTCCGTCCGGCACCACGGGCGATGAACGCCAAACTTATAAGTACCAATGGCTCGATGAGTTTTTTAGTTACTTGTCAGACCTGCGCCAATCCCGACCAAACCTGGTTGTTTGCGGGGACTATAATATCGCCCATAAACCGATCGATATTCACAACCCGGTAAGTAATAAAGACTCTTCAGGTTTCCTGCCGGAAGAGCGCGCCTGGATGGATAAGTTGCTGGCAAATGGTTTTATTGATACATACCGCATATATCACCCGGAGCCGCATCAATATAGCTGGTGGAGCTTTAGGGCAAATGCGAGAAACAATAACAAGGGCTGGCGTATCGATTATATCACGGTGACCGAGCCGCTTCAAAACCGCCTTGCGGATGCGAATATATGGCAGGACGTGAAGCACTCTGACCATTGCCCGGTTTACTTACAGCTTAAAGACTAA
- a CDS encoding DUF4286 family protein — translation MIVYNVTTKVSNAIKDRWLDWMKAEHIPEIMDTGLFHDYRICRLLEQDDSDGPTYTIQYSTDTLENYQTYINEHAPRIRQRSYAMFGDHFVAFRTVMQVV, via the coding sequence ATGATTGTATATAATGTAACTACGAAAGTGAGTAATGCTATCAAGGACCGCTGGTTAGACTGGATGAAGGCAGAACATATTCCTGAGATCATGGACACAGGGCTTTTTCACGATTACCGCATCTGTCGCCTGCTTGAACAAGACGACTCAGACGGCCCTACCTATACCATCCAGTATTCGACTGATACGTTGGAGAATTATCAAACCTACATCAATGAGCATGCTCCCCGCATCCGGCAACGATCTTATGCGATGTTTGGCGATCATTTTGTGGCCTTCAGAACCGTTATGCAGGTCGTATAA
- a CDS encoding HU family DNA-binding protein → MNKAELVDKLAKDAGITKTQANEALDSFTKAVADTLKKGGKVTLVGFGTFSVSKRAARNGRNPQTGQIIKIKAKKVAKFKAGKALSDKL, encoded by the coding sequence ATGAACAAAGCCGAATTAGTAGACAAACTTGCCAAAGATGCTGGCATCACCAAAACCCAAGCTAACGAAGCCCTGGATTCTTTCACTAAAGCTGTTGCTGATACCCTGAAAAAAGGTGGTAAAGTAACGTTAGTTGGTTTCGGTACTTTCTCAGTTTCTAAACGTGCTGCACGTAACGGTAGAAACCCACAGACTGGTCAGATCATCAAGATTAAAGCTAAAAAAGTGGCTAAATTCAAAGCTGGTAAAGCTCTGTCTGACAAACTCTAG
- a CDS encoding 30S ribosomal protein THX: MGRGDIKTKKGKISNGSFGKARPAKPKKAAAAKAAAKKAE; the protein is encoded by the coding sequence ATGGGTAGAGGTGATATCAAAACCAAGAAAGGTAAGATCTCAAACGGCTCTTTCGGTAAAGCAAGACCAGCTAAGCCTAAAAAGGCTGCTGCTGCTAAAGCTGCTGCAAAGAAAGCTGAGTAG
- the pdxH gene encoding pyridoxamine 5'-phosphate oxidase, whose translation MLNQKVADLRQDYRKASLSESDVAGLPLQQFEKWWQEAISSELPEPNAMTLATSTPDGRPSARIVLLKSFDAEGFLFFTNYQSRKGLELAANPQVSLLFFWQELERQVRIEGTVIKAPEPVSDAYYLSRPAGSRIGAIASPQSQVIPDREYLEHKVKQVEQKYGGVTPERPSYWGGYLVKPDMVEFWQGRSSRLHDRIRYSWQQDNWKIERLAP comes from the coding sequence ATGTTAAACCAAAAAGTGGCCGATCTGCGCCAGGATTATCGCAAGGCATCTCTCAGCGAAAGCGACGTGGCTGGCTTACCGTTACAGCAGTTTGAGAAGTGGTGGCAGGAAGCTATCAGTAGTGAATTGCCGGAGCCTAATGCAATGACCCTGGCTACAAGTACGCCGGACGGGCGGCCATCGGCGAGGATCGTGCTGCTCAAAAGCTTTGATGCTGAAGGTTTCCTTTTCTTCACCAATTACCAAAGCCGCAAGGGACTTGAGTTAGCGGCAAATCCGCAGGTTTCACTACTCTTCTTCTGGCAGGAACTGGAGCGCCAGGTTCGTATAGAGGGTACCGTTATAAAGGCGCCCGAGCCGGTGAGTGACGCTTATTATCTTTCACGACCAGCTGGAAGCCGTATTGGTGCTATTGCATCGCCGCAAAGCCAGGTTATTCCCGACCGGGAATATCTTGAACATAAAGTAAAGCAAGTGGAGCAGAAGTATGGGGGAGTTACGCCGGAACGGCCTTCCTATTGGGGAGGCTACCTGGTGAAGCCAGACATGGTGGAGTTCTGGCAGGGACGGAGCAGCCGTTTGCACGACCGGATCAGGTATTCGTGGCAACAAGACAACTGGAAGATCGAGCGGCTGGCACCGTGA
- a CDS encoding RsiV family protein yields the protein MQKLAPILALMAFAACQPKPAKNTGTADSTQVNEAAADVHGISGMPNRFYKQFKGTIAGQPVTLQLIRAGDNNISGYYVYDKVGEPIRLYSQQDTSYSLVLLEEDFSGESKKKLAGKLDNGAYTGNWTDGTKLYPFSLKEDNNGIIELKLIVLEDTARLRPSDPESASATSLVQVLWPVGGAPEQTLQMIRDTITKLEKGRFTDGETYAKAIVGSFAASSMEGLKEMDTIRDMGSAMKSWSSQQVTDVVWNKYPYLVLENMYWEYTGGAHGNGGSMFTFFDLAKNKTLTPADVFKPGYEAAVGKALEKALRKKYDIPANEGLDNVLFGKTIAPNDNFYMTDKYVVFSYTPYEIAAYAVGQITLAVPLSEISTVLK from the coding sequence ATGCAGAAACTAGCACCCATCCTGGCCCTGATGGCATTTGCTGCCTGTCAGCCCAAACCCGCAAAAAATACCGGTACCGCCGATAGCACCCAGGTAAACGAAGCTGCTGCCGATGTTCATGGCATTAGCGGCATGCCCAACCGCTTCTACAAACAATTCAAAGGCACCATTGCCGGGCAACCGGTTACCTTACAACTGATTCGTGCAGGCGATAACAATATCTCCGGATATTATGTGTATGATAAGGTAGGTGAGCCTATCCGCCTGTATAGCCAGCAAGACACCAGCTATTCGCTCGTATTGCTCGAAGAGGATTTCTCCGGGGAATCTAAAAAGAAACTGGCAGGAAAGCTCGATAATGGAGCTTACACGGGTAATTGGACGGATGGAACGAAATTGTATCCGTTTTCCTTGAAAGAAGATAATAACGGCATTATCGAGCTTAAATTGATTGTTTTGGAAGATACGGCACGCCTTCGTCCATCCGATCCCGAATCTGCCTCCGCTACTTCGTTGGTGCAGGTGTTATGGCCGGTAGGCGGGGCGCCTGAACAAACACTCCAGATGATCAGGGATACGATCACCAAACTGGAGAAGGGACGTTTTACGGATGGAGAAACATATGCAAAGGCGATCGTCGGCAGTTTTGCCGCCAGCTCTATGGAGGGCCTTAAAGAGATGGATACGATCAGGGATATGGGTTCAGCCATGAAATCATGGTCATCACAACAGGTGACGGATGTGGTCTGGAACAAGTACCCGTATCTCGTGCTGGAGAACATGTACTGGGAATATACGGGCGGCGCTCATGGTAATGGCGGATCTATGTTTACCTTTTTCGACCTGGCAAAAAATAAGACGCTTACGCCTGCAGACGTATTTAAACCCGGCTATGAGGCGGCGGTAGGAAAGGCGCTGGAAAAAGCACTTCGCAAAAAATACGATATTCCCGCCAACGAAGGCCTCGATAACGTGCTGTTCGGTAAAACGATCGCACCGAACGACAACTTCTATATGACCGATAAATACGTGGTGTTTAGTTATACGCCTTACGAAATTGCTGCCTATGCAGTGGGGCAGATCACGCTGGCGGTACCATTGTCCGAAATATCAACGGTATTGAAATAG
- the pyrH gene encoding UMP kinase, translated as MLPKYKRILLKLSGESLMGEGNYGIDPKVITQYAQDIRSITDLGVQVAVVIGGGNIYRGMNEAETGIERAQGDYMGMLATVINGMAMQSGLEKMGLYTRLQSAIKMEQIAEPYIRRRAIRHLEKGRVVIFGAGTGNPYFTTDTAASLRAIEIQADVILKGTRVDGIYTADPEKDKTATKYETITFSEVYQKSLNVMDMTAFTLCQENKLPIIVFDMNQPGNLLNVIMGRNVGTLVKG; from the coding sequence ATGCTGCCAAAGTACAAACGTATTCTGCTCAAATTGAGTGGTGAGTCCCTTATGGGCGAGGGAAATTATGGAATAGATCCTAAGGTGATAACACAGTATGCGCAAGATATCAGGTCTATAACTGACCTGGGAGTACAAGTGGCGGTCGTGATAGGAGGAGGCAATATTTATCGGGGCATGAATGAAGCCGAAACTGGTATCGAGAGGGCTCAGGGAGATTATATGGGCATGCTGGCCACCGTTATTAACGGTATGGCAATGCAGAGCGGCCTCGAGAAAATGGGCCTCTATACTCGTTTGCAGTCTGCCATCAAAATGGAACAGATCGCTGAACCTTACATCCGCCGCCGTGCTATTCGCCACCTAGAAAAGGGAAGGGTCGTAATTTTCGGTGCCGGCACCGGTAACCCTTACTTTACGACAGACACTGCCGCTTCCCTTCGCGCCATCGAAATACAGGCCGATGTAATCCTGAAAGGTACGAGGGTTGATGGTATATACACCGCTGACCCTGAAAAGGACAAAACCGCTACCAAATACGAAACGATCACTTTTAGCGAAGTTTACCAGAAATCGCTGAACGTAATGGATATGACTGCCTTTACATTATGCCAGGAAAACAAGCTGCCGATCATTGTGTTCGACATGAACCAACCGGGCAACCTGTTAAATGTGATAATGGGCCGCAACGTGGGAACGCTTGTAAAAGGCTAA
- the tsf gene encoding translation elongation factor Ts, translating into MATITAADVNKLRQQTGAGMMDCRKALVESDGDFEKAVDYLRKKGQKVAALRSDRETKEGVVIAKSNGKTGVVVLLACETDFVAKNEDFVKFAQSIADLALANNVKTVEELGATALDGATVTDKVNDQVAKIGEKITLARFERIDAESVTAYIHGNYRMGVLVGFTKEVSAEVGKDVAMQIAAMNPIAVDEKGVSADLIQREKEIAIEQIKAEGKPAEMAEKIAQGKLAKFYKESTLLQQAFVKNGDQSVGQYLKSVAADLTVTGFTRVALG; encoded by the coding sequence ATGGCAACAATTACAGCGGCTGACGTGAACAAACTGCGTCAACAAACAGGAGCTGGTATGATGGATTGCAGAAAAGCACTCGTTGAAAGCGACGGTGATTTCGAAAAAGCAGTTGACTACCTGCGCAAAAAAGGCCAGAAAGTAGCTGCCCTCCGCTCCGACCGCGAAACCAAAGAAGGCGTTGTGATCGCAAAATCTAACGGCAAAACTGGTGTTGTAGTACTGCTGGCTTGCGAAACCGACTTCGTTGCGAAAAACGAAGACTTCGTAAAATTCGCTCAGTCTATCGCTGACCTGGCCCTGGCCAACAACGTTAAAACTGTTGAAGAACTGGGTGCAACTGCACTTGACGGCGCAACAGTAACCGATAAAGTAAACGACCAGGTTGCTAAAATCGGTGAAAAAATCACCCTCGCCCGTTTCGAAAGAATCGACGCTGAGTCTGTAACCGCTTACATCCACGGCAACTACCGCATGGGCGTACTGGTTGGTTTCACCAAAGAAGTTTCTGCTGAAGTAGGTAAAGACGTGGCTATGCAAATCGCCGCTATGAACCCGATCGCAGTTGACGAGAAAGGTGTTTCTGCCGACCTGATCCAGCGCGAAAAAGAAATCGCTATTGAGCAGATCAAAGCTGAAGGCAAACCTGCTGAAATGGCTGAGAAAATCGCTCAGGGTAAACTGGCGAAATTCTACAAAGAAAGCACCCTGCTGCAACAGGCTTTCGTGAAAAACGGCGATCAGTCCGTTGGTCAATACCTGAAATCAGTAGCTGCTGATCTTACTGTAACTGGATTTACAAGGGTTGCATTAGGATAA